A region of the Bacteroidota bacterium genome:
CTGACAAAGGTCATCCGCCCGGCCATAGGCGAAAGATAAACTGAAAGAAAAGCATTGGGCTTATAATCCAACCCTATACTTATTGACAAATACCCAGGAGCATTAAATTTTGAAACCACCGTACTGTCATTCGGATAATTGTATCCGCTGGCAAATTGCGAACGATAGTTTAACAGAGCACTGTAATAAACATTATCAAAAGCCCTATAACCATACTTGGAGTTAAACTCCAGTTTATCCTCATTTTTCCTGATTTTATTGGAGCCGCTCTTTAATAATCCATAACCCAGGTCCAATGAATTGTCCCATACCGATTTTTCTTTTTTGTAATTGGCAAAAAAGTTGGCAATACCCGTTGCAGAGAGCGCGTCTTCACCTCCGGCCGCCCAATTGCTCAAGCTAACCTGATTGAAGGTCAGGGAGAAAAAACCGCCTTTGCTCAGGTGCTTTACGGTATCTTTTTGCGCATAAACCGACCCTAATATAACCATAAACAACAAAAGGGAAATTAATTTCCTTTGCATAATATTTATGTTATAATTATTTAGAACGAAGCAGGTCTCTTATCTCGGTGAGCAATGCTTCCTGTTTGGTTGGAGGAGGAGCAACAGGTTCTTCCTTTTTCTTTTGCAAGCGGTTAAGTCCTTTAACCAGTAAGAAAATGGCAAAAGCAATAATCAGAAAATCTATAATAGCTAGGATAAAATTCCCCAAATTAAGAGTCACTGCATTGTGAACTACTTTCCCTGAAGCATTTATCACAGCATCCTTTATGGTCCATTTAATATCGGCAAAAGTAATTCCGCTAATCAGCAGTCCAATTGGCGGCATAATGATATCCGCTACCAAGGAGGACACTATTTTCCCAAATGCCCCGCCAATGATGATACCTACTGCCAGGTCAACCACGTTGCCCCGCATGGCAAAGTCCTTGAATTCTTTTAGTACAGCCATAATTTTTGTTTTTAAATGATGATCTCTTATCAAATTAAAGTAAATAATTTCATCTACAGGGAATTATAAGGTAAGAAACAGGTAATCCCAGGCCTGATGAATATTTGCAGATCAGGGAAATTACCTGTTCAGGAAATTACTTAGAATATCCTTAACATTCATCGTTTGGGAAGAGGCCTCAATTTTCCCGTTGGGCGTGAGTTTGTCAATAATAGTGGGAAGAAAAGTAGCAATTTTTTCACTGGCAGCTTCCTGAGATATCCCTAACTTTGATGCAACTTGTCCAACCACCTCACTACCCAACACTTCATTAATCTGACCGGGATTGACCGCTTCATTTTTCCCGGTACCAACCCAGGAATTTACAATATTTCCAAGGCCACCGCTGGTCATCTTTCCAACAAGCCCTTCCAGCCCTCCTACCTGCCTGTGGTTGATCAGTTCAAAAATACTGCTGATTGTATTCGTATCAGCACCCGTACCGGCAACCGCGCTACCGGCTTTTTTAAATAAATTTCCCAATAGTCCCATACGATTATCATTTTAAATGTTAAAAATCATAAACACTTAATTAATTATTCCTTACAATATCAAAATAGCAAATGGAAATTCAAACAGGAATCCGATGACAATTAAATAATCAACATTTCATACGTAAATAATTAATTTTTATGGGTCGTATGTAACTCTATGTTTGCTATATTCATTGGCGTTTTGCGTTTATTCGCAAACATGTTCGTTTCATATAAATTTACAGAATTTTATACAAAGTTCATGTGATTTAAAGTTGATCTTTATACTGTTTTATAAAAAAAGCAAAACAGGCATAAAACATGGGCTTGATATGACTGAAAAACAGAACTGATCATGATGGAGCCAAATGAATGTCACCCATGATTGCTTCTGAAAGAATTAGGTTCATTGAATTTTACAGAAAATTTTGCCTTTAATTTGATTTTTTAAAATAATGCTAACAAAATTATAATCTGATTTTCAGAACAGATTAATTGGCAAAATTCAAATCATATACATACAACCACACTTTATATTCAGAAAACTGCATGAATTATTTTACCCGGATTAAGTGAGTATTAAAGCGGTCACAACAGGGCGCATAAAGATTCAGGGAATCCATGCTAACTATGTTCAAATATTTTTCAGAATCCGATAATAATTCAATTTGTGCCGGTTTCTCCGGACTGAACCTGCACAATAAGCCATTATTATCCTGGCTGACAACCATCTTTCCAAAGGCAATTAATGAGTCATTTCTAATGATGACAAATATCCCGTTAGGTTTAAGAACCAGATAATCAAAGTCCTTACGATACCCCATGCCCGTAAATCCTCCGGAAGTGCCTGTTACGCGCCAGTCGCCGTAAATATCTTTCCGGGAATCCGGCAGTACCTCG
Encoded here:
- a CDS encoding YidB family protein; translation: MGLLGNLFKKAGSAVAGTGADTNTISSIFELINHRQVGGLEGLVGKMTSGGLGNIVNSWVGTGKNEAVNPGQINEVLGSEVVGQVASKLGISQEAASEKIATFLPTIIDKLTPNGKIEASSQTMNVKDILSNFLNR
- a CDS encoding DUF3078 domain-containing protein; protein product: MQRKLISLLLFMVILGSVYAQKDTVKHLSKGGFFSLTFNQVSLSNWAAGGEDALSATGIANFFANYKKEKSVWDNSLDLGYGLLKSGSNKIRKNEDKLEFNSKYGYRAFDNVYYSALLNYRSQFASGYNYPNDSTVVSKFNAPGYLSISIGLDYKPNAFLSVYLSPMAGRMTFVSDRKLADAGAYGVDPAVYNSSNQKIKDGKKCRFEFGATFSARYQKDVVKNVNIASKLLLFNNYTDKVKKNRGNIAVNWETMINMKTGKYLTTSILTNLIYDQNVIRRTQFKEAIGVGLSYKF
- the mscL gene encoding large-conductance mechanosensitive channel protein MscL, whose translation is MAVLKEFKDFAMRGNVVDLAVGIIIGGAFGKIVSSLVADIIMPPIGLLISGITFADIKWTIKDAVINASGKVVHNAVTLNLGNFILAIIDFLIIAFAIFLLVKGLNRLQKKKEEPVAPPPTKQEALLTEIRDLLRSK